From Peromyscus eremicus chromosome 3, PerEre_H2_v1, whole genome shotgun sequence, one genomic window encodes:
- the LOC131906497 gene encoding C-type lectin domain family 4 member A-like: MCDCSTCTCCGLRDCVHAPHPAGPLHTAQGSLDQNLINCLDSSDMDADSPPAPQKKIMRHESFHRFSKLLLTSFIILLLLLKMLFSIALITLFKKHFPLDEKAITRDLNYTDLECTKQHSLSKDKVWSCCPKNWKPFSSQCYFTSNDSAPWGESEEKCSSMGAHLMVIHSQEEQDFITKILDPKAAYYIGLSDPGHRQWRWVDQTPYNESATFWHPGEPNNDKNNEECVVIRHLSSKWDWNDIPCNCMRKSVCQMKKIYL, translated from the exons ATGTGCGACTGCTCTACTTGTACCTGTTGCGGCCTCAGGGACTGTGTACATGCCCCTCATCCTGCTGGCCCTCTGCACACAGCTCAGGGTTCGCTGGATCAG AACCTCATAAATTGTCTTGATTCCTCAGACATGGATGCCGACTCTCCTCCAG CTCCTCAAAAGAAGATCATGAGACATGAAAGTTTTCACAGATTCTCCAAGTTGCTCCTCACCTCATTCATAATACTTTTACTGCTATTGAAAATGTTATTCTCAATTGCTCTGATCA ctttgtttaaaaaacattttccaCTTGATGAAAAAGCAATTACAAGAGATCTGAATTACACTGACTTGGAATGTACAAAACAGCATTCACTCTCGAAAG ACAAAGTGTGGAGCTGTTGCCCAAAGAATTGGAAGCCATTTAGTTCACAATGCTACTTCACTTCGAATGACTCGGCCCCTTGGGGAGAGAGTGAGGAGAAGTGCTCCAGCATGGGTGCTCATCTGATGgtgatccacagccaggaagagcAG GATTTCATCACCAAGATCCTGGATCCTAAAGCTGCTTATTATATTGGCCTTTCAGATCCGGGTCACCGACAGTGGCGATGGGTTGATCAGACACCATACAATGAAAGTGCCAC gTTCTGGCACCCGGGTGAGCCCAACAACGACAAGAACAACGAAGAATGTGTTGTAATACGTCATCTATCTTCCAAATGGGACTGGAATGACATCCCTTGCAATTGTATGAGGAAGTCAGTTTGtcagatgaagaaaatatatttatga